The Eleutherodactylus coqui strain aEleCoq1 chromosome 13, aEleCoq1.hap1, whole genome shotgun sequence genome includes a window with the following:
- the TTLL9 gene encoding probable tubulin polyglutamylase TTLL9 isoform X2, whose translation MEEHVRICHFRNHYELTRKNFMVKNLKRFRKQLERESEHLEAAKCDFFPKTFELPAEYHLFVEEFRRNPGSTWIMKPVARSQGKGIFLFRKLKDIIDWKKDGSRTDEQKDEIAVENYVAQRYIENPYLIGGRKFDLRVYVLVTSYVPLRAWLYRDGFARFSNTRFTLSSIDDQYIHLTNVAIQKTAPDYDPEKGCKWMIQQLRLYLTAKHGPAEVETLFQDMDNIFIKSLQSVQKIIINDKHCFELYGYDILLDEDLKPWLLEVNASPSLTASSQEDYDLKCRLLEDTLQVVDMEGRLTGKEKQVGGFDLMWNDGPVSRDDGQLDISANGNFIANTHLGCINDRKKNLRQLMKTASKRAAAAQ comes from the exons ATGGAGGAACACGTACGCATCTGCCACTTCCGCAATCACTACGAG CTGACCAGGAAGAACTTTATGGTGAAGAATCTGAAGCGTTTCCGGAAGCAGCTGGAGAGAGAGTCCGAGCATCTCGAGGCTGCAAAATGCGACTTCTTCCCTAAGACTTTTGAACTTCCTGCAGAATATCACCTGTTTGTGGAAGAATTCCGCAGAAACCCCGGAAGCACGTGGATAATGAAGCCA GTAGCCAGATCCCAAGGGAAGGGGATTTTCTTGTTCCGGAAGCTGAAGGACATCATTGATTGGAAGAAG GACGGCAGCCGCACCGATGAGCAGAAAGACGAGATCGCTGTAGAGAATTACGTGGCTCAGCGCTATATAGAGAATCCATATTTAATAGGAG GGAGAAAATTTGACCTACGTGTTTATGTCTTAGTCACATCG TACGTCCCCCTCCGGGCCTGGCTGTACCGAGATGGTTTCGCCCGATTCTCAAACACACGTTTCACGCTCAGCAGCATTGATGACCAGT ATATTCATTTGACCAATGTGGCGATCCAAAAAACTGCTCCAGATTATGATCCAGAGAAG GGCTGCAAATGGATGATACAACAGCTGCGGCTTTACCTGACAGCCAAACACGGCCCCGCAGAGGTGGAGACCCTATTTCAGGACATGGACAATATCTTCATCAAGAGCCTACAGAGCGTCCAGAAAATCATCATCAACGACAAGCACTGCTTCGAACTGTACGGATATGACATCCTGCTGGATGAGGACCTGAAACC GTGGTTGCTGGAAGTTAACGCTTCTCCGTCTCTGACCGCCAGCAGTCAAGAAGATTACGACCTGAAATGCCGTCTGTTGGAAGACACCCTGCAAGTGGTGGACATGGAGGGAAG ACTAACTGGGAAGGAGAAGCAGGTCGGGGGCTTCGATCTCATGTGGAACGACGGCCCCGTATCAAGAGACGACGGCCAGCTGGATATCAGTGCCAACGGAAACTTTATAGCAAACACACACTTAG GCTGCATCAACGACAGGAAGAAGAACCTGCGGCAACTAATGAAAACCGCCAGCAAGAGAGCAGCAGCTGCTCAATAA
- the PDRG1 gene encoding p53 and DNA damage-regulated protein 1: MEKYGEPEALLAHLQEVERRAEDVLVDRRQIVDLDSKRNQNREALRALGRDPQAGPVTVCFGNMFINLPKHKTQEMIERDQEQLDAEINNLRSQLKGKVNQLYEVQGKPELKGFNLTPLDPDEIKAIENVLKG; encoded by the exons ATGGAGAAGTACGGGGAGCCAGAGGCATTGCTGGCTCACCtgcaggaggtagagaggagagCGGAGGACGTGCTGGTGGACCGGCGGCAG ATTGTGGACCTGGACAGTAAAAGGAATCAGAACAGAGAGGCCCTCCGAGCGCTCGGCCGAGACCCCCAGGCAG GGCCGGTGACAGTTTGCTTTGGTAACATGTTCATAAACCTTCCGAAGCACAAAACACAGGAAATGATTGAGCGCG ATCAGGAACAGTTGGACGCCGAAATCAACAATCTTCGCTCGCAGCTGAAAGGGAAGGTGAACCAGTTATATGAGGTGCAAG GTAAACCAGAATTAAAGGGCTTCAATCTGACCCCGCTGGACCCCGACGAAATCAAGGCGATCGAGAACGTTTTGAAAGGATGA